The following proteins are co-located in the Micromonospora viridifaciens genome:
- a CDS encoding helix-turn-helix domain-containing protein, which yields MTDPLAAEARRLRVEEQLPVHEICARLGVGRDRAYALLRGVPPPEWTRRPNAKDAQRAEAVRLRADGRSVNEIAQQLGVAKSTAYQW from the coding sequence GTGACCGATCCGCTCGCCGCCGAGGCGCGCCGCCTGCGCGTCGAGGAACAGCTCCCCGTCCATGAGATCTGCGCCCGGCTTGGCGTCGGCCGCGATCGGGCGTACGCCCTGCTACGCGGCGTGCCGCCGCCAGAGTGGACCCGTCGCCCGAACGCCAAGGACGCTCAGCGGGCCGAGGCGGTGCGGCTGCGGGCGGACGGGCGATCGGTCAACGAGATCGCGCAGCAGCTCGGCGTGGCGAAGTCGACCGCGTACCAGTGGTGA
- a CDS encoding acyl-CoA desaturase encodes MSTALTGPNTGPKPLTQGHQSRGILAALWAFVVIPFLALLAAVPVAWGGWLGWSDIAVAAFWYMLSGLGVTVGYHRYFTHGSFKAKPWLRVALGVAGSFAVQGEIIQWVADHRRHHAFSDLEGDPHSPWRFGESVGGLTRGLFHAHVGWLFNRELSNRERFAPDLLADPATRRVDRLFPLLVAISLLGPAAMGGLLTASWQGALTAFFWGGLVRVALLHHVTWAINSVCHVYGERPFAMRQGDRAANFWPLALLSFGESWHNLHHAEPTSARHGVLRGQLDPSARVIWLLEKTGAAWAVRWPKPERLTAKLAGAGQDRPT; translated from the coding sequence ATGTCGACCGCCCTGACCGGGCCGAACACCGGACCCAAACCGCTGACCCAGGGCCACCAGTCCCGAGGCATCCTGGCCGCCCTGTGGGCCTTCGTGGTCATCCCGTTCCTCGCCCTGCTCGCCGCCGTGCCCGTGGCCTGGGGCGGGTGGCTGGGCTGGAGCGACATCGCCGTGGCGGCCTTCTGGTACATGCTGTCCGGGCTCGGCGTCACCGTCGGCTACCACCGGTACTTCACCCACGGTTCGTTCAAGGCGAAGCCGTGGCTGCGGGTGGCGCTCGGGGTGGCCGGGTCGTTCGCGGTGCAGGGCGAGATCATCCAGTGGGTGGCCGACCACCGCCGGCACCACGCCTTCTCCGACCTGGAGGGTGACCCGCACTCGCCGTGGCGGTTCGGAGAGAGCGTCGGCGGGCTGACCCGCGGGCTCTTCCACGCGCACGTCGGCTGGCTGTTCAACCGGGAGCTGTCCAACCGCGAGCGGTTCGCCCCGGACCTGCTCGCCGATCCGGCCACCCGGCGGGTCGACCGGCTCTTCCCGCTGCTGGTGGCGATCTCGCTGCTCGGTCCGGCGGCGATGGGTGGGCTGCTCACCGCATCGTGGCAGGGCGCGCTGACCGCGTTCTTCTGGGGCGGGCTGGTCCGGGTCGCGCTGCTGCACCACGTCACCTGGGCGATCAACTCGGTCTGCCATGTCTACGGGGAGCGGCCGTTCGCGATGCGCCAGGGGGACCGGGCCGCGAACTTCTGGCCGCTGGCGCTGCTGTCGTTCGGGGAGAGCTGGCACAACCTGCACCACGCCGAGCCGACCAGCGCGCGGCACGGGGTGCTGCGGGGCCAGCTCGACCCGTCGGCGCGGGTGATCTGGCTGCTGGAGAAGACCGGCGCGGCGTGGGCGGTCCGGTGGCCGAAACCGGAGCGGCTCACCGCGAAGCTGGCGGGGGCGGGACAGGACCGGCCGACCTAG
- a CDS encoding TetR/AcrR family transcriptional regulator: MTDGPGQAGGTARRRAVPAAKPASRVRMSATQRREQLISIARQVFAERGFDATSIEEVAARAKVSKPVVYEHFGGKEGLYAVVVDREVRSLLERITTALTAGHPRELLEQAALTLLTYIEEETSGFRVLVRESPLMSATGNFSSVMNDVAHQVEHILGAEFSSRGYDPKLAELYSQALVGMVALTGRWWLEVRKPRKETVAAHLVNLAWNGLSHLEAKPGLSTSRKPG, translated from the coding sequence ATGACCGACGGTCCCGGCCAGGCCGGCGGCACCGCCCGGCGGCGGGCCGTCCCGGCGGCGAAGCCCGCTTCCCGGGTACGGATGTCCGCGACCCAGCGGCGGGAGCAGCTGATCTCGATCGCCCGGCAGGTCTTCGCCGAGCGCGGGTTCGACGCCACCTCGATCGAGGAGGTGGCCGCCCGGGCCAAGGTCTCCAAGCCGGTCGTGTACGAGCACTTCGGCGGCAAGGAGGGGCTGTACGCGGTGGTGGTGGACCGCGAGGTCCGGTCGCTGCTGGAACGGATCACCACCGCGCTGACCGCGGGTCATCCGCGAGAGCTGCTGGAGCAGGCGGCGTTGACGCTGCTGACGTACATCGAGGAGGAGACCAGCGGGTTCCGGGTGCTGGTCCGGGAGTCGCCGCTGATGTCGGCGACGGGCAACTTCAGCAGCGTGATGAACGACGTGGCGCATCAGGTGGAGCACATCCTGGGCGCGGAGTTCTCCAGCCGGGGGTACGACCCGAAGCTGGCGGAGCTGTACTCACAGGCGCTGGTGGGCATGGTGGCGTTGACCGGGCGCTGGTGGCTGGAGGTGCGCAAGCCGCGGAAGGAGACGGTCGCGGCGCACCTGGTGAACCTTGCCTGGAACGGGCTGTCGCACCTGGAGGCGAAGCCGGGCCTGAGCACGTCCCGCAAGCCGGGCTGA
- a CDS encoding DUF4383 domain-containing protein codes for MHLPVNHPARPIYRVLAGLIGVYILAFGVYGVVLTWDTGLFGRGSDWSLGLRTNLAFSIVSVIFGAFLLIGASRRGNLGHYMNLTAGAVFLFTALLMMGLLQTANFLNFSMSTVIVSLVFGLILLGTGLYDKVGPPEHAEAAHERRYHPVAKHHR; via the coding sequence ATGCATCTCCCGGTGAACCATCCCGCACGGCCGATCTACCGGGTCCTCGCCGGGCTCATCGGGGTCTACATTCTGGCCTTCGGGGTCTACGGGGTCGTTCTCACCTGGGACACGGGCCTCTTCGGCCGGGGCAGCGACTGGTCGCTCGGGCTCCGGACCAACCTGGCCTTCTCCATCGTCTCGGTCATCTTCGGCGCGTTCCTGCTGATCGGGGCGTCCCGCCGCGGCAACCTCGGCCACTACATGAACCTGACCGCCGGGGCGGTCTTCCTGTTCACCGCCCTGCTCATGATGGGCCTGCTCCAGACCGCGAACTTCCTCAACTTCTCGATGTCCACCGTCATCGTGTCGCTGGTGTTCGGGCTGATCCTGCTCGGCACCGGCCTCTACGACAAGGTTGGTCCCCCCGAACACGCCGAGGCGGCGCACGAGCGCCGCTACCACCCGGTCGCCAAGCACCATCGTTGA
- a CDS encoding DUF4383 domain-containing protein has translation MAHTPVNHPARPVYRAIGGLVGLYFVVFGGIGVITTAGNGAFAQDDTLKVLGQGANLGFSLLSVVLGALILLGVAIGRNLDVVINQWLAYALMVLGLAGLAFLRTDANILNFSVMTVIVLLTLSVVLLMAGMYGKVGTDEEQEAWQKARLVL, from the coding sequence ATGGCCCACACCCCCGTCAACCACCCCGCGCGGCCGGTCTACCGGGCGATCGGCGGGCTCGTTGGTCTGTACTTCGTCGTCTTCGGCGGGATCGGCGTCATCACGACCGCCGGCAACGGGGCGTTCGCCCAGGACGACACCCTCAAGGTCCTCGGCCAGGGTGCCAACCTCGGCTTCTCGCTGCTCTCGGTCGTGCTCGGGGCGCTGATCCTGCTCGGCGTCGCGATCGGCCGCAACCTCGACGTCGTCATCAACCAGTGGCTCGCCTACGCGCTGATGGTCCTTGGCCTGGCCGGGCTGGCCTTCCTGCGGACCGACGCCAACATCCTCAACTTCTCGGTCATGACCGTGATCGTGCTGCTGACCCTCTCCGTGGTGCTCCTGATGGCCGGCATGTACGGCAAGGTCGGCACCGACGAGGAGCAGGAGGCCTGGCAGAAGGCCCGACTCGTGCTCTGA
- a CDS encoding ABC-F family ATP-binding cassette domain-containing protein: protein MANIVNLDRVSKGYGAAGPLLTDVSLGLDDADRVGVVGLNGAGKSTLLRLLTRTEEPDDGRVTHRRDLRVSWLPQSLSLAPDATVRDVVLGTAWLGESMGAEHEWAGDAGVRAILDGLGMPHLGLDAPVGPMSGGERRRVALAALLVRDAELLILDEPTNHLDVGGVDWLAKHLVTRKGALVVVTHDRWFLDAVCTTTWEVADQTVRAYEGGFAAWTLARAERQRVAAATEARRQNLLRKEIAWLRRGAPARTSKPKFRIEAANALIADVPEPRDTMSLQRLATARLGKQVYDLDQVTLHAGPKEILHGVTWQVGPGDRVAILGRNGAGKTTLLRMLAGVTRPDGGRFTTGQTVRPAFLSQELAELPGHLRVLEAVEEVARRVQFGDREISAAQLAEIFGFDDRRLWTPVSDLSGGERRRLQLLRLLAGEPNVLLFDEPTNDLDTDTLAALEDLLDSWPGTIVVASHDRYLIERVTDVAYGMLGDGRLVHLPGGVDEYLARAAAGRGPAPADLTPAAAAPAREGMSAAEVRTAKKELGKLERQIAKLEQKEADLLDRLAAHATDYAKVAELDTQLKELRAERERTEEAWLTLAEELPAG from the coding sequence GTGGCCAACATCGTCAACCTGGACCGGGTGTCCAAGGGGTACGGCGCTGCCGGGCCACTGCTCACCGACGTCTCGCTCGGCCTCGACGACGCCGACCGGGTCGGCGTCGTCGGCCTCAACGGGGCCGGCAAGTCCACCCTGCTGCGGCTGCTCACCCGCACCGAGGAACCCGACGACGGCCGGGTCACCCACCGCCGCGACCTGCGGGTGTCCTGGCTGCCGCAGAGCCTGAGCCTCGCCCCCGACGCCACCGTCCGCGACGTCGTCCTCGGCACCGCCTGGCTCGGCGAGAGCATGGGCGCCGAGCACGAGTGGGCCGGCGACGCCGGCGTACGGGCCATCCTCGACGGCCTCGGCATGCCCCACCTGGGCCTCGACGCGCCCGTCGGCCCGATGTCCGGCGGTGAGCGCCGCCGCGTCGCGCTCGCCGCGCTGCTGGTCCGCGACGCCGAACTGCTCATCCTCGACGAGCCCACCAACCACCTCGACGTCGGCGGCGTCGACTGGCTGGCGAAGCACCTGGTCACCCGCAAGGGCGCGCTCGTCGTGGTCACCCACGACCGGTGGTTCCTCGACGCCGTCTGCACCACCACCTGGGAGGTCGCCGACCAGACCGTCCGGGCGTACGAGGGCGGCTTCGCCGCCTGGACCCTCGCCCGCGCCGAGCGGCAGCGGGTCGCCGCCGCCACCGAGGCCCGCCGGCAGAACCTGCTCCGCAAGGAGATCGCCTGGCTGCGCCGCGGCGCGCCCGCGCGTACCTCCAAGCCGAAGTTCCGCATCGAGGCGGCCAACGCGCTCATCGCCGACGTGCCGGAGCCGCGCGACACCATGTCGCTGCAACGGCTCGCCACCGCCCGGCTCGGCAAGCAGGTGTACGACCTGGACCAGGTCACCCTGCACGCCGGCCCGAAGGAGATCCTGCACGGCGTGACCTGGCAGGTCGGCCCCGGCGACCGGGTCGCCATCCTCGGCCGCAACGGCGCCGGCAAGACCACCCTGCTGCGGATGCTCGCCGGCGTCACCCGCCCCGACGGCGGGCGCTTCACCACCGGGCAGACCGTGCGGCCCGCCTTCCTCTCCCAGGAGCTCGCCGAGCTCCCCGGCCACCTGCGGGTGCTGGAGGCCGTCGAGGAGGTGGCCCGGCGCGTCCAGTTCGGCGACCGGGAGATCAGCGCCGCCCAGCTCGCCGAGATCTTCGGCTTCGACGACCGGCGGCTCTGGACCCCGGTCAGCGACCTCTCCGGCGGTGAGCGCCGGCGGCTCCAGCTGCTCCGCCTGCTCGCCGGCGAGCCCAACGTGCTCCTCTTCGACGAGCCCACCAACGACCTGGACACCGACACCCTCGCCGCGCTGGAGGACCTGCTCGACTCCTGGCCCGGCACCATCGTGGTGGCCAGCCACGACCGGTACCTGATCGAGCGGGTCACCGACGTGGCGTACGGGATGCTCGGCGACGGGCGGCTGGTGCATCTCCCCGGCGGGGTCGACGAATACCTCGCCCGGGCCGCCGCCGGCCGCGGCCCGGCGCCCGCCGACCTCACCCCGGCCGCGGCCGCCCCGGCCCGCGAGGGCATGTCCGCCGCCGAGGTACGCACCGCGAAGAAGGAACTCGGCAAGCTGGAACGGCAGATCGCCAAGCTGGAGCAGAAGGAGGCCGACCTGCTCGACCGGCTCGCCGCGCACGCCACCGACTACGCGAAGGTCGCCGAGCTGGACACCCAGCTGAAGGAGCTGCGGGCCGAGCGGGAGCGCACCGAGGAGGCCTGGCTGACCCTCGCCGAGGAGCTGCCGGCCGGGTGA
- a CDS encoding 4-(cytidine 5'-diphospho)-2-C-methyl-D-erythritol kinase yields MTEAWRPEDEDEQRRGAGGPVKVRVPAKVNLHLGVGPLRRDGYHELNTVYHAISIYDELTARRGDTLTLTMEGEGTGELALDDSNLVIRAAHALAGYAGVLPHARLHLRKQIPLAGGLAGGSADAAAALVACDALWGTGLSREELAGIAADLGSDVPFLIHGGTALGTGRGEAVSPVLARPTSWHWVVAVAEGGLSTPAAYRELDRLRDAGTAGPPLGSTDALLAALRQRDPRVLAAALGNDLQDAALAMRPSLADTLKAGEAAGALAGIVSGSGPTCVFLATDEADAGRIAAELGAAGVCREARVAHGPVAGARIL; encoded by the coding sequence GTGACCGAGGCCTGGCGACCGGAGGACGAGGACGAGCAGCGGCGCGGGGCCGGCGGGCCGGTCAAGGTCCGGGTGCCCGCCAAGGTCAACCTGCATCTCGGGGTGGGACCGCTGCGCCGGGACGGCTACCACGAGCTGAACACCGTCTACCACGCGATCTCCATCTACGACGAGCTGACCGCCCGCCGGGGCGACACCCTCACCCTCACCATGGAGGGCGAGGGCACCGGCGAGCTGGCCCTCGACGACTCCAACCTGGTGATCCGGGCAGCCCACGCCCTCGCCGGGTACGCCGGCGTCCTGCCGCACGCCCGGCTGCACCTGCGCAAGCAGATCCCGCTCGCGGGCGGGCTGGCCGGCGGCAGCGCCGACGCCGCCGCCGCGCTGGTCGCCTGCGACGCGCTCTGGGGCACCGGCCTGTCCCGCGAGGAGCTGGCCGGCATCGCCGCCGACCTCGGCTCCGACGTGCCGTTCCTGATCCACGGCGGCACCGCGCTGGGCACCGGCCGGGGCGAGGCGGTCAGCCCGGTGCTGGCCCGCCCCACCTCCTGGCACTGGGTCGTGGCCGTCGCCGAGGGTGGCCTCTCCACCCCGGCCGCCTACCGGGAGCTGGACCGGCTGCGCGACGCCGGCACCGCGGGCCCCCCGCTCGGCAGCACCGACGCGCTGCTCGCCGCGCTGCGCCAGCGCGACCCGCGGGTGCTCGCCGCCGCGCTCGGCAACGATCTCCAGGACGCCGCGCTGGCCATGCGACCGTCGCTGGCCGACACCCTGAAGGCGGGGGAGGCGGCCGGTGCGCTCGCCGGCATCGTCTCCGGCTCCGGCCCGACCTGCGTCTTCCTCGCCACCGACGAGGCGGACGCCGGGCGGATCGCCGCCGAGCTGGGGGCCGCCGGGGTGTGCCGGGAAGCCCGCGTCGCCCACGGCCCGGTCGCCGGCGCCCGCATCCTCTGA
- the rsmA gene encoding 16S rRNA (adenine(1518)-N(6)/adenine(1519)-N(6))-dimethyltransferase RsmA: protein MTGLLGPAEIRELAARLGVTPTKKLGQNFVHDPNTVRRIVTTAGLAPDDVALEVGPGLGSLTLALLPVAAHVHAVELDPALAAALPETAARFAGPDAARLTVHPADALRITAADLGEPAPTALVANLPYNVAVPVVLHLLAELPTLRHGLVMVQKEVADRLVAGPGSKVYGVPSVKLAWYARARAAGKVPPNVFWPVPNVDSGLVAFTRREPPRADVRRQAVFAVVDAAFAQRRKTLRAALAGWAGGADRAAAALTAAGVDPGARGESLTVEQFAAVAASAPTGTPGGQ from the coding sequence GTGACCGGACTCCTCGGCCCGGCGGAGATCCGGGAACTCGCCGCGCGCCTCGGCGTGACGCCGACCAAGAAGCTCGGCCAGAACTTCGTGCACGACCCGAACACCGTCCGCCGGATCGTCACCACCGCCGGGCTCGCCCCCGACGACGTGGCCCTGGAGGTCGGCCCCGGGCTCGGCTCGCTCACCCTCGCCCTGCTCCCGGTCGCCGCGCACGTGCACGCCGTGGAGCTCGACCCGGCGCTGGCCGCCGCGTTGCCGGAGACCGCCGCCCGGTTCGCCGGCCCGGACGCCGCCCGGCTCACCGTGCACCCCGCCGACGCGCTCCGGATCACCGCCGCCGACCTCGGCGAACCCGCCCCCACCGCGCTGGTGGCGAACCTGCCGTACAACGTCGCCGTGCCGGTGGTGCTGCACCTCCTCGCCGAGCTGCCCACCCTGCGGCACGGCCTGGTGATGGTGCAGAAGGAGGTCGCCGACCGGCTCGTCGCCGGTCCCGGCTCGAAGGTGTACGGCGTCCCCTCGGTCAAGCTCGCCTGGTACGCCCGCGCCCGGGCCGCCGGCAAGGTCCCGCCCAACGTGTTCTGGCCGGTGCCGAACGTCGACTCCGGGCTGGTCGCGTTCACCCGGCGCGAGCCGCCCCGCGCCGACGTCCGGCGGCAGGCCGTCTTCGCGGTGGTCGACGCGGCGTTCGCGCAGCGCCGCAAGACCCTGCGGGCGGCCCTGGCCGGCTGGGCCGGCGGCGCCGACCGGGCCGCCGCGGCGCTCACCGCCGCCGGCGTCGACCCGGGCGCCCGCGGCGAGTCGCTGACCGTGGAGCAGTTCGCCGCCGTCGCCGCGTCGGCCCCGACCGGTACGCCGGGCGGGCAGTAG
- a CDS encoding SigE family RNA polymerase sigma factor encodes MDAFEGLSEFVASHTATLSRLAYLLAGNHADAQDLLQSALTKTAVRWHRVSGYDDPVAYVRRVMVNEATSRWRRWRRLRIDPVGGVPERTRPDDAAHAVGRVVLWEALGRLTNRQRALLVLRFYEDRSVQETADLLGCSVGTVKSQTHHALARLRAIAPELAELEVVA; translated from the coding sequence ATGGATGCCTTCGAAGGCTTGTCGGAGTTCGTCGCGAGCCACACTGCGACACTGTCGCGGCTGGCCTACCTGCTGGCCGGCAACCACGCCGACGCCCAGGACCTGTTGCAGTCCGCGTTGACGAAGACCGCGGTGCGGTGGCACCGGGTCTCCGGCTACGACGATCCGGTGGCCTACGTCCGGCGGGTGATGGTGAACGAGGCCACCAGCCGGTGGCGCCGGTGGCGCCGGCTGAGGATCGATCCGGTCGGTGGAGTGCCGGAGCGGACCCGGCCGGATGACGCCGCCCACGCGGTCGGCCGGGTGGTGCTGTGGGAGGCGTTGGGCCGGCTGACCAACCGCCAGCGGGCGCTGCTGGTGCTGCGGTTCTACGAGGACCGTTCGGTGCAGGAGACCGCGGACCTGCTCGGCTGCTCGGTCGGCACCGTCAAGAGTCAGACCCACCACGCGTTGGCCCGCCTACGGGCCATCGCGCCCGAACTCGCCGAACTGGAGGTTGTGGCGTGA
- a CDS encoding TatD family hydrolase, with protein sequence MLAAMTEQTETRKQRAARRAGEFPPAPEALPVPVLDSHTHLDITVSEYGVPDGGAAGDPVGAAIAVAAGVGVDRLVQVGVDVESSRWGADVAERYGAVLATVALHPNEAPRLADLDEALREIESLAARDRVRGIGETGMDFFRTGEEGRAAQEESFRAHIAIAKRYGKALVIHDRDAHADVLRILDDEGAPDTVVMHCFSGDADFARECVRRGYLLSFAGTVTFGSAGALREAATVTPVDQLLVETDAPYLTPMPHRGRPNASYLIPLTVRSLAATTGTDLDQLCAAISATGDRAFGPWLPSPSTGGS encoded by the coding sequence ATGCTGGCCGCGATGACCGAGCAGACCGAAACCCGCAAGCAGCGGGCCGCCCGCCGGGCCGGGGAGTTCCCGCCCGCCCCCGAGGCGCTGCCCGTCCCCGTGCTGGACAGTCACACCCACCTGGACATCACCGTCAGCGAGTACGGCGTACCCGATGGTGGGGCCGCCGGCGACCCGGTCGGCGCGGCCATCGCGGTGGCCGCCGGCGTCGGCGTGGACCGGCTGGTCCAGGTCGGTGTCGACGTCGAGTCGTCCCGGTGGGGCGCCGACGTCGCCGAACGCTACGGTGCGGTGCTGGCCACCGTGGCGTTGCATCCGAACGAGGCGCCCCGCCTGGCCGACCTGGACGAGGCGCTGCGCGAGATCGAGTCCCTCGCCGCCCGCGACCGGGTACGCGGCATCGGCGAGACCGGGATGGACTTCTTCCGTACCGGGGAGGAGGGACGGGCCGCGCAGGAGGAGAGCTTCCGGGCGCACATCGCCATCGCCAAGCGGTACGGCAAGGCGCTGGTCATCCACGACCGGGACGCCCACGCCGACGTGCTGCGCATCCTCGACGACGAGGGCGCACCCGACACGGTCGTCATGCACTGCTTCTCCGGCGACGCCGACTTCGCCCGCGAGTGCGTCCGCCGGGGCTACCTGCTCAGCTTCGCCGGCACGGTCACCTTCGGCAGCGCCGGGGCGCTCCGCGAGGCCGCCACCGTGACCCCGGTCGACCAGCTGCTGGTGGAGACGGACGCCCCGTACCTGACCCCGATGCCGCACCGGGGCCGCCCCAACGCGTCGTACCTGATTCCGCTGACGGTCCGGTCCCTGGCCGCCACCACCGGCACCGACCTCGACCAGCTCTGCGCCGCCATCTCCGCCACCGGCGACCGCGCCTTCGGCCCCTGGCTGCCCTCGCCCTCTACCGGCGGATCCTGA
- a CDS encoding alpha/beta fold hydrolase: protein MPFVTVGTENSAPIDLYYEDHGSGQPVVLIHGFPFNGASWEKVTGPLLKAGYRTITYDRRGFGASAQPAMGYDYDTFAADLDVLMTELDLRNAILIGHSMGTGEVTRYLGSYGSNRVDRAVLLAPLAPFLLKTPDNPEGVDKALFDGFQQAILDDRFAFLTQFCQNFFNYDENRGKRVSEEAFRAHWEIGTRASAKGTHDCVDAWLTDFRNDLPRIDVPVLIVQGDKDAVLPFPATGQRLAPMLPNAKLITLKGAPHGTPWTHANEINQAIMEFIGAARMARA, encoded by the coding sequence ATGCCCTTCGTCACCGTCGGCACGGAGAACTCCGCGCCCATCGACCTGTACTACGAGGACCACGGTTCCGGGCAGCCGGTCGTGCTCATCCACGGTTTCCCGTTCAACGGGGCGAGTTGGGAGAAGGTGACCGGTCCGCTGCTGAAGGCCGGATACCGGACGATCACGTACGACCGGCGCGGCTTCGGCGCCTCCGCCCAGCCGGCCATGGGGTACGACTACGACACCTTCGCGGCCGACCTGGACGTCCTGATGACCGAGCTGGACCTGCGCAACGCGATCCTGATCGGGCACTCGATGGGCACCGGCGAGGTGACCCGCTACCTGGGCTCGTACGGGTCGAACCGGGTGGACCGGGCCGTGCTGCTCGCCCCGCTGGCGCCGTTCCTGCTCAAGACCCCGGACAACCCGGAGGGCGTCGACAAGGCCCTCTTCGACGGCTTCCAGCAGGCGATCCTGGACGACCGGTTCGCCTTCCTGACCCAGTTCTGCCAGAACTTCTTCAACTACGACGAGAACCGGGGCAAGCGGGTCAGCGAGGAGGCGTTCCGGGCGCACTGGGAGATCGGCACCCGGGCGTCGGCCAAGGGCACCCACGACTGCGTGGACGCCTGGCTGACGGACTTCCGCAACGACCTGCCCCGGATCGACGTACCGGTGCTGATCGTCCAAGGCGACAAGGACGCCGTGCTGCCCTTCCCGGCGACCGGCCAGCGGTTGGCGCCGATGCTGCCCAACGCGAAGCTGATCACCCTGAAGGGCGCCCCGCACGGCACCCCGTGGACCCACGCCAACGAGATCAACCAGGCGATCATGGAGTTCATCGGCGCGGCGCGGATGGCCCGCGCCTGA
- the metG gene encoding methionine--tRNA ligase, giving the protein MSHVLAAVAWPYANGPRHIGHVSGFGVPSDVFARYMRMAGHDVLMVSGTDEHGTPIQVQADAEGVTPRELADRYNRVIAEDLRALGLSYDLFTRTTTRNHYAVVQELFLGLHRNGYIVPKVTTGAISPSTGRTLPDRYIEGTCPICGYDSARGDQCDNCGNQLDPIDLINPRSKINGETPEFVETEHFFLDLPALADALRQWLDTREGWRPNVLRFSRNLLDDLQPRAITRDLEWGVPIPLDGWRDRSDKRIYVWFDAVIGYLSASIEWARRSGDPEAWRKWWSADAEGKGARGYYFMGKDNIVFHSVIWPALLDGYSGEGSRDGEPGELGRLNLPTEVVSSEYLTMEGRKFSSSRKVVIYVRDFLERYDADALRYFIAVAGPESNDTDFTWAEFLRRNNDELVAGWGNLVNRSISMAAKNFGAIPPVDPAGLTEADQALLATARAGFDTVGDLIARHRQKQAIGEAMRVVAEANKYLSEQAPWKLKGEDDKPRMGTILHVALQVVSDANTLLTPFLPHSAQKIHELLGGTGVHAPMPRIEEVEDLDGGPAYPVLTGDYTVGARWESVPLEVGRPLAAPKPVFRKLDPSIVDEELARLAG; this is encoded by the coding sequence ATGAGTCACGTTCTCGCCGCGGTCGCCTGGCCCTACGCCAACGGCCCGCGCCACATCGGCCACGTATCCGGATTCGGCGTTCCCTCCGACGTCTTCGCCCGGTACATGCGCATGGCCGGCCACGACGTGCTCATGGTCTCCGGCACCGACGAACACGGCACCCCGATCCAGGTGCAGGCCGACGCCGAGGGGGTCACCCCGCGCGAGCTGGCCGACCGGTACAACCGGGTGATCGCCGAGGACCTGCGGGCGCTCGGGCTCTCCTACGACCTGTTCACCCGCACCACCACCCGCAACCATTACGCGGTGGTGCAGGAGCTGTTCCTCGGGCTGCACCGCAACGGCTACATCGTCCCGAAGGTCACCACCGGGGCGATCTCCCCGTCCACCGGCCGTACCCTGCCCGACCGCTACATCGAGGGCACCTGCCCGATCTGCGGCTACGACAGCGCCCGCGGCGACCAGTGCGACAACTGCGGCAACCAGCTCGACCCGATCGACCTGATCAACCCCCGCTCGAAGATCAACGGCGAGACGCCGGAGTTCGTCGAGACCGAGCACTTCTTCCTCGACCTGCCCGCCCTGGCCGACGCGCTGCGGCAGTGGCTGGACACCCGCGAGGGCTGGCGGCCCAACGTGCTGCGGTTCTCCAGGAACCTGCTGGACGACCTCCAGCCCCGGGCCATCACCCGGGACCTGGAGTGGGGGGTGCCGATCCCGCTGGACGGCTGGCGCGACCGGTCCGACAAGCGGATCTACGTCTGGTTCGACGCGGTGATCGGCTACCTGTCCGCCTCCATCGAGTGGGCCCGCCGCAGCGGCGACCCGGAGGCCTGGCGGAAGTGGTGGTCCGCCGACGCCGAGGGGAAGGGCGCGCGCGGCTACTACTTCATGGGCAAGGACAACATCGTCTTCCACTCGGTGATCTGGCCGGCGCTGCTCGACGGCTACTCCGGCGAGGGGTCGCGCGACGGCGAGCCGGGCGAGCTGGGCCGGCTCAACCTGCCCACCGAGGTCGTCTCCAGCGAGTACCTGACCATGGAGGGGCGCAAGTTCTCCTCCTCCCGCAAGGTGGTCATCTACGTCCGCGACTTCCTGGAGCGGTACGACGCTGACGCGCTGCGCTACTTCATCGCGGTCGCCGGCCCGGAGAGCAACGACACCGACTTCACCTGGGCCGAGTTCCTCCGCCGCAACAACGACGAGCTGGTCGCCGGCTGGGGCAACCTGGTCAACCGGTCGATCTCGATGGCGGCGAAGAACTTCGGCGCGATCCCGCCGGTCGACCCGGCCGGGCTCACCGAGGCCGACCAGGCGCTGCTCGCCACCGCCCGGGCCGGCTTCGACACCGTCGGCGACCTGATCGCCCGGCACCGGCAGAAGCAGGCCATCGGCGAGGCGATGCGGGTGGTCGCCGAGGCCAACAAGTACCTGTCCGAGCAGGCGCCCTGGAAGCTCAAGGGCGAGGACGACAAGCCCCGGATGGGCACCATCCTGCACGTCGCCCTGCAGGTGGTCAGCGACGCCAACACGCTGCTCACCCCGTTCCTGCCGCACTCCGCGCAGAAGATCCACGAGCTGCTCGGCGGCACCGGCGTCCACGCGCCGATGCCACGGATCGAGGAGGTCGAGGACCTCGACGGCGGGCCGGCGTACCCGGTGCTGACCGGCGACTACACGGTCGGCGCGCGCTGGGAGTCCGTACCGCTGGAGGTGGGCCGGCCGCTCGCGGCGCCGAAGCCGGTGTTCCGCAAGCTCGACCCCAGCATCGTCGACGAGGAGCTGGCCCGACTGGCCGGCTGA